A region from the Phaenicophaeus curvirostris isolate KB17595 chromosome 30, BPBGC_Pcur_1.0, whole genome shotgun sequence genome encodes:
- the LOC138732365 gene encoding olfactory receptor 14J1-like, with the protein MPYDRYIAICKPLHYGTLLGSRACVHMAAAARDSGLLNALLQGSNTFSLPLCQDNVLDQFFCEIPQILKLSCSHSHLRESGLIVFGACLTFGCFVFIVVSYVQIFRAVPRIPSQHGRHKAFSTCLPHLAVVSLFVSTAVFAYLKPRSSSSPLLDLVVSFVYSVVPPASNPLIYSFRNQQLKDAVWKLMTGWFLEAMNCSSSSV; encoded by the coding sequence ATGCCCTACGACCGCTAcattgccatctgcaaacccctgcactacgggaccctcctgggcagcagagcttgtgtccacatggcagcagctgccagggacAGTGGATTACTCAATGCTCTGCTGCAGGGttccaatacattttccctacCCCTCTGCCAGGACAATGTTttggaccagttcttctgtgaaatcccccagatcctcaagctctctTGCTCACATTCTCACCTTAGGGAATCTGGGCTTATTGTGTTTGGTGCCTGTTTAAcatttggttgttttgttttcattgtggtgtcctatgtgcagatcttcagggctgtgccGAGGATCCCCTCTCAGCATGGACGGCACAAAGCCTTTTCCAcatgcctccctcacctggctgtggtctccctgtttgTCAGCACTGCAGTATTTGCCTACCTGAAGccccgctcctcctcctctccactcTTGGATCTTGTGGTGTCATTTGTGTactcagtggtgcctccagcatcgaaccccctcatctacagctttaggaaccagcagctcaaggatgcagtgtggaaactGATGACAGGATGGTTCTTGGAAGCAATGAACTGCTCATCATCTTCTGTGTAG
- the LOC138732364 gene encoding olfactory receptor 14C36-like, with product MPYDRYIAICKPLHYGTLLGSRACVHMAAAARDSGLLNALLQSSNTFSLPLCQDNALDQFFCEIPQILKLSCLGADLSEAGLLVVALFIGFGCFVYIVVSYVQIFRAVLTIPSEHGRNKAFSTCLPHLAVVSLFIITVTVSYLKPPSTSSPALNLVVSFLYAVVPPALNPLIYSMRNQEIKDALKKLILQLIFHQH from the coding sequence ATGCCCTACGACCGCTAcattgccatctgcaaacccctgcactacgggaccctcctgggcagcagagcttgtgtccacatggcagcagctgccagggacAGTGGATTACTCAACGCTCTGCTGCAGAGttccaatacattttccctgcccctctgccaggacAATGCTttggaccagttcttctgtgaaatcccccagatcctcaagctctcctgcttaGGTGCTGACCTTAGTGAGGCTGGGCTTCTTGTAGTTGCTCTCTTTATAGGATTTGGCTGTTTTGTGTacattgtggtgtcctatgtgcagatcttcagggctgtgctgacgATCCCCTCTGAGCATGGACGGAACAAAGCCTTTTCCAcatgcctccctcacctggctgtggtctccctCTTTATTATCACTGTTACAGTTTCCTATCTGAAGCCCCCTTCCACGTCCTCCCCAGCTCTAAATCTTGTAGTGTCATTTCTGTATgcagtggtgcctccagcattgaaccccctcatctacagcatGAGGAACCAGGAGATCAAGGACGCCCTGAAGAAACTCATACTACAATTAATATTTCACCAGCACTGA